From the genome of Pectobacterium atrosepticum:
AACATTTACGTATAGTCAGTATCCCTTGGATTAGCAATGTCGGCCTGAGAACGACGCATATGCGCGTCAGAAATGTCGCTGCCAGTCCAAATATTGATCGTATTTTCGTAAGGCGCTGCGGTAGATATTTTGTTCAATGTCAGGAAGGTAATCGCATACCCGCTGCTGTACCCCACCACGGTGCCCGGAAAAGGTTTCTGCAGGATAATTATTTGCGACCAGCAGTTCATCCAACCGCCGCAGACGAATGACATACTCGCGCATCGTGCTATGACGAACTTCGGTTTGCTCGATCAGATATTGTGTGAAAGCTTTAATATCGAAATAGCTAGCAGTGGTATTGCATAATATTTCGCTACAAAAGCGGCAAAGTGGGATTAATTCCTTCTGGAGACCAGACCATATTTCGTCATCGATAAGTCTGTCGATGCTGCCAATCGATTTTTTATTTATAAGCTGGTTGCGAAACACCAGTGAAACGCGGTCGAGCTCTTTATCACACTGGGAACAGTTGGTCTGTCTATGTTTAAAGTCTTTCAGATAACGGCTTAGCAGCTGTTTCTTCCTAATTGATGGGTGCATGAATCCATTCCATGACAATATATAACTTCAACGCGAAGCAATAGCACCGCTCATCACGCCAGAGGGTCGGGTGCTAAAAAACAGGCAGCATTGACTATTTAGGTACTGATACAAAACACTTATCAAGATTCAAAAATTGTCATAACTCTGCAGCTTCAGTGGATGAAGATATATTTTGATAACAGTATTCCTACGCAGCGCAATTAAACATCGTTCATTAATTTCACGCGCAGGCGCTTTATCGCCTGGCTATGCAACTGGCTGACTCTCGATTCTCCGACCTCAAGAACAGCACCGATCTCTTTCAGGTTCAACTCTTCCTGATAGTAGAGCGTCAACACCAACTTCTCACGTTCTGGCAAGTTTTCAATGGCATCCATCACACGATGGCGCAAGTTGCCTTCCATCAGTTGATGCAATGGGTTGGCATCTTCATTGCCTTCCAGTAACGCCTCGGCGCTATCACCATGTTCTTCACGCCACTCATCGTAAGAGAAAAGCTGACTATTGTTCGTATCCAGCAATATCTGACGATAATCTTCAAGCGTGATATTCAGGGTCTGCGCAACTTCCTGCTCCGTTGGAGTACGACCGAGTTGTTGTTCAGTCTGTTGCATTGCTTGTGCCACTTCCCGCGCATTACGCCGTACACTGCGTGGAGCCCAATCACGACTGCGTAATTCATCCAGCATCGAGCCACGAATTCGTTGAACGGCATAAGTGGTAAACGCCGTACCTTGCAACGAATCATAACGTTCAACTGCGCTCAGCAAGCCAATACCGCCAGCTTGTAGCAGATCGTCAAGTTCAACACTCGCGGGAAGACGAACCTGTAAACGCAAGGCTTCATGGCGCACTAGTGGTACATAGCGCTTCCAAAGGGAATTTTTATCCATTGTGCCTTCGGCGGTATACAAATCGCTCACAGTGACAAATACCTACGATGATAATGTTATCGACACTATTATGCTTTTAGGTAGGGTAGCCAATCGTCTGAATAGGGTCAAAAAAGGAGGGTTATTCATGCCATATATGACAGAATTGAGTAAGGAGTCTGCGGAGAGAAACACAAATGGCACGTACAGATGATGCAATGCGACAGAAAATCTGTGATGTATATCTCTTTCGAAGGAAGATGATTCTAGCGCAGATCACAAACAGAGGAAAGAATGACCCTGTAAATAATTGACCTTGTACATGAGCTGGCAATAAGGCCATCTCACAGCCGGCCAAGAGTCAGTAACGACAACGCATATGTGGAGTCGCTGTTCCGGACACTGAAATATATCCCGCAGTGGCCGTCATCGGGGTTCGATACATTGGATGAGGCGCGTGAATGGGTAGAGGATTTTACGCAGTGGTATAACGAAACGCACAGACATAGCGGCATCAGGTATGTGACGCCGGGTCAGCGACATCGTGGAGAAGACGGTGTGTTGCTGAAAAATCGGGATGAGGTGTACAAAAAGGCAAAAGCGCAACGGCCTGAACGCTGGTCTGGCAGAACACGAAACTGGCATCAGGTAGGCAAGGTAATGCTGAATCCAGAACGGGAAAAATAGGCAGCCTAGGGTGTGTCCCGTAACTATTTTTTGTACAATCAGGGACATGATTTCACCACAAAAAGTCCTTTAATTTGGCTCGTTACGATTTTCCCGATGACGCCTGGGCGTTGATTTCTCCCATGCTGCCACCTGAAAGAGGCTCTTCCCGAGGCGGGCGTCCTTATTTTGCGCACAGACATGTCATGAATGGCATATTTTGGGTGCTTTGCTCTGGC
Proteins encoded in this window:
- the fliZ gene encoding flagellar regulatory protein FliZ, which gives rise to MHPSIRKKQLLSRYLKDFKHRQTNCSQCDKELDRVSLVFRNQLINKKSIGSIDRLIDDEIWSGLQKELIPLCRFCSEILCNTTASYFDIKAFTQYLIEQTEVRHSTMREYVIRLRRLDELLVANNYPAETFSGHRGGVQQRVCDYLPDIEQNIYRSALRKYDQYLDWQRHF
- a CDS encoding RNA polymerase sigma factor FliA, with product MSDLYTAEGTMDKNSLWKRYVPLVRHEALRLQVRLPASVELDDLLQAGGIGLLSAVERYDSLQGTAFTTYAVQRIRGSMLDELRSRDWAPRSVRRNAREVAQAMQQTEQQLGRTPTEQEVAQTLNITLEDYRQILLDTNNSQLFSYDEWREEHGDSAEALLEGNEDANPLHQLMEGNLRHRVMDAIENLPEREKLVLTLYYQEELNLKEIGAVLEVGESRVSQLHSQAIKRLRVKLMNDV
- a CDS encoding transposase, giving the protein MIDLVHELAIRPSHSRPRVSNDNAYVESLFRTLKYIPQWPSSGFDTLDEAREWVEDFTQWYNETHRHSGIRYVTPGQRHRGEDGVLLKNRDEVYKKAKAQRPERWSGRTRNWHQVGKVMLNPEREK